The proteins below are encoded in one region of Holophagaceae bacterium:
- a CDS encoding non-canonical purine NTP pyrophosphatase, which produces MRALIASRNPGKLRELAGLLPGIELIPWPVDAPEIPEDGAFFRDNAGQKAAFARAWWRSHGVEDVDAVLADDSGLCVDALWGGPGVLSARFAGGLPNDEKNRALLRMLPAGAGRTSRFVCVLALAPVPEAELLFFEACVEGSLAMEPRGQRGFGYDPIFIPSGFDRTFGELPDEVKARLSHRSKAALALREALAAGR; this is translated from the coding sequence ATGCGGGCGCTGATCGCCTCCCGCAATCCCGGCAAGCTGCGTGAATTGGCGGGGCTGCTGCCGGGCATCGAGCTGATCCCGTGGCCGGTGGATGCGCCGGAAATACCCGAGGACGGCGCTTTCTTCCGCGACAATGCAGGCCAAAAAGCGGCCTTCGCCCGGGCCTGGTGGCGGAGCCACGGCGTGGAAGACGTCGACGCCGTGCTCGCGGATGATTCGGGGCTATGCGTGGATGCGCTCTGGGGCGGTCCCGGCGTGCTTTCCGCGCGCTTCGCGGGCGGCCTTCCGAATGACGAGAAGAACCGCGCGCTGCTCCGGATGCTGCCGGCGGGCGCCGGCAGGACCTCCCGCTTCGTGTGCGTCCTGGCCCTGGCGCCGGTGCCGGAAGCCGAGCTGCTTTTTTTCGAGGCCTGCGTCGAGGGCTCCCTGGCGATGGAACCGCGCGGGCAGCGGGGTTTCGGCTACGATCCCATCTTCATTCCCTCAGGATTCGACCGCACCTTCGGGGAGCTGCCGGACGAGGTGAAGGCCCGCCTCAGCCATCGGTCAAAGGCGGCCCTGGCTCTGCGGGAAGCTCTGGCAGCGGGGCGCTGA
- a CDS encoding histidine phosphatase family protein, whose amino-acid sequence MIRQQSGAVPGHDGLVISLFLMRHGPTEASSLGAPLGRLDLPVSEAGLQAWPAIKQELLASGIQRVLTSDLARARVHALDLGLPTLVLPDLGEQDFGSWEGIPWHEIKGSEPFFANPVMGTPPGGESFAHCASRALLAFQGVIEGEAPTLVFAHGGPLRAILSHFMGLPLERALDLAWQPFGISKLEIHGSNRAVLRYHNRAMPTGAHRHP is encoded by the coding sequence ATGATTCGCCAACAAAGCGGCGCCGTGCCCGGCCATGATGGTCTGGTGATTTCCCTTTTCCTGATGAGGCACGGCCCCACGGAGGCATCCAGCCTTGGCGCGCCGCTGGGCCGGCTGGACCTCCCCGTGAGCGAGGCCGGGCTCCAGGCCTGGCCCGCCATCAAGCAGGAACTGCTGGCCTCGGGCATCCAGCGGGTGCTCACCTCAGACCTGGCGCGGGCAAGGGTCCACGCGCTGGATCTGGGCCTTCCGACCCTGGTGCTGCCCGATCTCGGCGAACAGGATTTCGGTTCCTGGGAGGGCATCCCCTGGCACGAGATCAAAGGCTCGGAACCCTTCTTCGCCAATCCGGTGATGGGCACGCCGCCCGGGGGCGAAAGCTTCGCCCACTGCGCCAGCCGCGCCCTGCTGGCCTTCCAGGGGGTCATCGAGGGCGAGGCGCCCACGCTGGTCTTCGCCCACGGAGGGCCCTTGAGGGCGATCCTTTCACATTTCATGGGGCTGCCCCTGGAGCGAGCCCTGGACCTGGCCTGGCAGCCCTTCGGCATCTCGAAATTGGAGATCCATGGCTCCAACCGCGCGGTGCTGCGGTACCACAACCGCGCCATGCCCACCGGGGCGCACCGGCACCCATGA
- a CDS encoding ABC transporter substrate-binding protein codes for MRLLRHLLFLVLGAAMLAAPPRRVVSQTVGTDELLLALADPRQIAALSHLAKDPIFSPVAKEAAKYPVLRTSDAESILRFHPDLVLLASYTRAETKALLQHAGVKLLVLEKFEGLEDLYANARAIGTALGHPDRAEAAIRDWQQRVAALQKRLQGARPVRVLPASTFPFTAGADTTFQDVCEHAGALNVAAEAGLRGHQPTPTEKLLTWNAEVLVASGEEGARVIARLRELPSYKFLPAMKAGRVVLVSGPRMASTAQARLDAYEELARALHPERFQ; via the coding sequence ATGCGCCTGCTTCGTCATTTGCTTTTCCTTGTCCTGGGCGCCGCGATGCTGGCGGCGCCCCCGAGGCGCGTGGTCAGCCAGACCGTGGGCACCGACGAGCTGCTGCTGGCCCTCGCGGATCCTCGACAGATCGCGGCCCTGAGCCATCTCGCGAAGGATCCGATCTTCAGTCCCGTGGCCAAGGAAGCCGCGAAATACCCCGTTCTCCGCACCAGCGACGCGGAAAGCATCCTGAGGTTCCATCCGGATCTGGTGCTTCTCGCGAGCTACACCCGCGCCGAGACCAAGGCCCTTTTACAACACGCGGGTGTGAAGCTGCTCGTCCTCGAAAAATTTGAGGGCCTGGAGGATCTCTATGCCAATGCGCGGGCCATCGGTACGGCTCTGGGTCACCCGGACCGCGCCGAGGCGGCGATCCGGGACTGGCAGCAGCGTGTGGCCGCGCTGCAGAAAAGGTTGCAAGGCGCCCGGCCGGTGCGGGTTCTGCCCGCCAGCACCTTTCCCTTCACGGCGGGTGCAGACACGACCTTCCAGGATGTCTGCGAGCACGCCGGCGCCCTGAACGTCGCCGCCGAAGCGGGCCTGAGGGGGCACCAGCCCACGCCCACGGAGAAACTGCTCACCTGGAACGCGGAAGTCCTGGTGGCCAGCGGCGAGGAGGGGGCCAGGGTCATCGCACGGCTGCGGGAACTGCCCTCCTACAAGTTCCTGCCCGCGATGAAAGCCGGCCGCGTGGTGCTGGTGTCAGGGCCGCGCATGGCCTCCACGGCCCAGGCGCGGCTCGATGCCTATGAGGAGCTCGCCCGCGCTCTGCATCCGGAGCGCTTCCAATGA
- a CDS encoding ABC transporter ATP-binding protein, with the protein MIRAEGITLGARLRDVSLHLPKGSLTAVVGPNGAGKSTLLLVLAGLLKAEGSIAWMGEDLNRITFPERGRRLAWVGQDLQADFAFPVREVVAQGRHTFGDDGEFVDEAMQALDIAHLADRPVTRLSGGERRRAFLARALATDAKIQLWDEPTANLDVRHGLDVLQLARKLRDEGRAVLISLHDLRAALCFDQVLVLDQGRLAASGKPEAMLSPELIQRVFGVRAYMGQEMILELP; encoded by the coding sequence ATGATCCGCGCGGAAGGCATCACGCTGGGGGCGCGCCTTCGCGATGTGTCCTTGCACCTGCCCAAGGGAAGCCTCACCGCGGTGGTGGGTCCGAATGGCGCCGGCAAGTCCACGCTCTTGCTCGTGCTTGCGGGCCTGCTCAAGGCCGAGGGTTCCATCGCCTGGATGGGCGAGGATCTGAACCGCATCACCTTCCCCGAACGCGGCCGGCGGCTGGCCTGGGTGGGCCAGGATCTCCAGGCGGACTTCGCGTTTCCTGTGCGCGAGGTGGTGGCCCAGGGGCGCCACACCTTCGGGGACGATGGAGAATTCGTGGACGAGGCCATGCAGGCGCTGGACATCGCCCACCTTGCGGACCGGCCCGTGACGCGGCTCTCCGGGGGCGAGCGCCGCCGCGCCTTCCTGGCCCGCGCCCTGGCCACGGATGCGAAGATCCAGCTCTGGGACGAACCCACCGCCAACTTGGATGTGCGCCATGGCCTGGATGTGCTCCAGCTCGCCCGGAAGCTGCGGGACGAGGGCCGTGCGGTGCTCATCTCGCTGCACGACCTCCGCGCGGCGCTCTGCTTCGACCAGGTGCTGGTGCTGGACCAGGGCCGTCTGGCCGCCAGCGGCAAACCCGAAGCCATGCTCAGTCCGGAACTCATCCAACGGGTGTTTGGGGTCAGGGCATACATGGGCCAGGAGATGATCCTGGAATTGCCATGA
- a CDS encoding iron ABC transporter permease, whose protein sequence is MKRSRAPAWLLAMLALLAAAAFVASLALGEVRLAPSEVLGVLMGRGNGLARTVVLDFRLPRALVGMAVGAGLAASGVLMQSFFRNPLASPGLLGVSTGGALGAVAALAMGWASNSVFALPAASIAGAFLATFAVMALAKREASAEHLLLAGVALNALFGAATSFILNLTAGQFEVTGQIVFWMLGGLENRTWAHVWMVLPGTVLGCLLLLPYGRALNLLSLGELGAQSLGVNVRRLQWEIIALSTILTALATAVGGVIGFVGLVVPHVLRLGLGPDHRRLLPLSMIGGAAFVLACDLITRFLPGELRLGVVTALIGGPFFLWMLRRGPTLGFRRKPRNEPLDVARDSGGPA, encoded by the coding sequence ATGAAGCGGTCGAGGGCCCCCGCGTGGCTGTTGGCGATGCTGGCCCTGTTGGCGGCCGCAGCCTTCGTGGCATCCCTGGCGTTGGGCGAGGTGCGCCTGGCGCCATCCGAAGTCCTGGGTGTCTTGATGGGGCGTGGCAATGGCCTGGCCCGCACCGTGGTGCTGGATTTCCGCCTGCCGCGCGCCCTGGTGGGCATGGCGGTGGGTGCGGGACTCGCGGCCTCCGGCGTCCTGATGCAGTCCTTCTTCCGCAACCCCCTGGCCAGTCCGGGCCTACTGGGCGTGAGCACCGGCGGCGCGTTGGGAGCCGTGGCAGCGCTTGCCATGGGCTGGGCGTCGAACTCGGTTTTCGCCCTTCCAGCCGCCTCCATCGCTGGGGCTTTTCTCGCCACCTTCGCGGTCATGGCCCTCGCCAAACGCGAGGCCAGCGCCGAACATCTGCTGCTGGCGGGCGTGGCGCTCAATGCGCTCTTCGGCGCGGCCACGAGCTTCATCCTGAACCTCACCGCGGGGCAGTTCGAGGTCACGGGCCAGATCGTTTTCTGGATGCTGGGCGGCCTGGAAAACCGCACCTGGGCCCACGTCTGGATGGTGCTGCCGGGGACCGTGCTGGGCTGCTTGCTGCTGCTGCCCTATGGCCGCGCGCTGAACCTCCTCTCTCTGGGCGAGTTGGGGGCCCAGAGCCTGGGCGTGAATGTGCGGCGGCTCCAGTGGGAGATCATCGCGCTCTCGACGATCCTTACGGCCCTGGCCACGGCGGTGGGCGGCGTCATCGGCTTCGTGGGCCTGGTGGTGCCCCACGTCCTGCGCCTAGGGCTAGGCCCTGACCATCGCCGTCTGCTGCCGCTTTCCATGATCGGCGGCGCGGCCTTCGTATTGGCCTGCGATCTCATCACGCGCTTCCTGCCTGGCGAACTGCGCCTGGGTGTGGTGACGGCCCTGATCGGCGGACCGTTCTTCCTGTGGATGCTGCGGAGGGGCCCGACTCTCGGGTTCCGCAGGAAGCCCAGGAACGAGCCACTTGATGTGGCTCGTGATAGTGGTGGACCGGCATGA
- a CDS encoding IPT/TIG domain-containing protein → MRQINCFRAFLTGCIGLGLALGLSCSGGGGDTVPPVQTPAPAISGFAPTSAAPGGTVAISGANLGGASVRFNGLAAAVASNTPVQIVATVPAGATSGAISVTTPGGTATSIATFTVLPSPPTVTGFSPASGLAGATVTITGTGLTGATAVSFNGTSAAFTADTAAQITATVPVGATSGPIAVTTPGGTVATTMNFTVLGSVPMLAAFPGAEGFGGTATGGRGGRVIYVTTLAHDPHGTTEGSLQWACNQAGSRYILFKVSGLIDGDIQLTRGDVTIAGHTSPGGIIVRQFHTTEDPYCDGDPACLANPATHKAENWILRHLRMRPANGGYDDALRILSTRRGIVDHCSMANAEDECVQVSQCNDITIQDSILAETLGGHANLGGMLLNYSVPSAGLQLDRITIVRNVWNRLLGRMPELSRESPQAGASVLSLELSNNLLWDPGFYVDVNQTTVSGADTGQPIYYALNWIGNYAYARPEFPFGMMSFPVNSPGGATATFFNDNQLNLYPARRDYQLLYCCNDYPATLGNPGQLPYPDPGLPPAFARSVRHAFPAPAYLSSNQVRAHIHQNAGAFPRDRMDRRLMQPVQSGVFDPAPRDQNPYNDALLFDWAVPPAAPADADGDGMPDAWEQSNGLNPNNPDDGQATTLSLPKLGVAGYPNLEVYLHELHLQRMATPPPRR, encoded by the coding sequence GCGGTGGCGGAGGCGACACGGTTCCCCCCGTTCAGACACCCGCGCCGGCCATCAGCGGATTCGCCCCGACCTCCGCTGCGCCGGGAGGGACGGTCGCCATCAGCGGTGCGAATCTGGGCGGCGCATCGGTGCGGTTCAACGGGCTGGCCGCGGCGGTGGCGTCCAACACGCCGGTCCAGATCGTCGCCACGGTTCCGGCGGGCGCCACGAGCGGGGCCATCTCGGTGACGACGCCGGGCGGCACTGCCACCAGCATCGCGACCTTCACGGTGCTGCCCTCGCCTCCGACCGTCACCGGGTTCAGCCCGGCCTCGGGATTAGCGGGCGCCACGGTGACGATCACAGGAACAGGCTTGACCGGGGCCACGGCTGTCTCATTCAACGGAACCAGCGCCGCCTTCACCGCTGACACAGCGGCCCAGATCACGGCCACCGTACCCGTGGGCGCCACCAGCGGCCCCATCGCCGTCACCACGCCCGGCGGCACCGTGGCTACCACCATGAATTTCACGGTGCTGGGAAGCGTTCCAATGCTCGCCGCCTTCCCCGGCGCGGAGGGATTCGGCGGAACCGCCACCGGCGGCCGGGGAGGGCGCGTGATCTACGTGACCACCCTGGCCCATGATCCACACGGGACGACGGAGGGTTCGCTCCAATGGGCCTGCAATCAGGCCGGCTCCCGCTACATCCTGTTCAAGGTCAGCGGCCTCATCGACGGCGATATCCAGCTCACCCGGGGGGATGTCACCATCGCGGGCCATACGAGTCCTGGAGGCATCATCGTCCGCCAGTTCCACACCACTGAAGATCCATACTGCGATGGGGACCCTGCCTGCCTCGCCAACCCCGCCACGCACAAAGCGGAAAATTGGATCCTGAGGCACCTGCGGATGCGACCCGCCAACGGCGGATACGATGACGCCCTGCGCATCCTCTCCACCCGCCGCGGAATCGTGGACCACTGTTCCATGGCCAATGCCGAGGACGAGTGCGTGCAGGTCTCCCAGTGCAATGACATCACCATCCAGGATTCCATCCTGGCGGAAACCCTTGGAGGCCACGCCAACCTGGGCGGAATGCTCCTCAACTACTCCGTGCCTTCTGCCGGCCTCCAGCTCGACCGCATCACGATCGTCCGGAATGTCTGGAACCGCCTGCTGGGCCGGATGCCGGAGCTGAGCCGGGAGAGCCCCCAGGCCGGGGCCAGCGTGCTGAGCCTGGAACTGTCCAACAATCTGCTCTGGGATCCTGGTTTCTACGTGGACGTGAACCAGACCACGGTCAGCGGGGCGGACACCGGCCAACCCATCTACTACGCCTTGAACTGGATCGGAAATTACGCCTACGCACGGCCAGAATTCCCGTTCGGAATGATGAGTTTTCCTGTGAATTCCCCCGGTGGAGCCACCGCCACCTTTTTCAATGACAACCAGCTGAACCTCTATCCCGCGCGGCGCGACTACCAGCTGCTCTATTGCTGCAACGACTACCCGGCCACCCTCGGCAATCCAGGACAGCTTCCCTACCCGGACCCAGGACTGCCCCCGGCCTTCGCCCGGAGCGTCCGGCACGCCTTCCCGGCTCCGGCCTACCTCTCCTCGAACCAGGTGCGGGCCCACATCCATCAGAACGCCGGCGCCTTCCCCCGCGACCGGATGGACCGGCGGTTGATGCAGCCGGTCCAATCCGGCGTCTTCGACCCCGCGCCACGGGACCAGAACCCATACAACGATGCCCTGCTCTTTGATTGGGCGGTGCCTCCGGCCGCGCCCGCGGACGCGGATGGGGACGGAATGCCGGATGCCTGGGAGCAGAGCAACGGCTTGAATCCGAACAACCCCGACGATGGCCAGGCGACCACGCTTTCCTTGCCAAAACTTGGAGTTGCCGGATACCCGAATTTGGAGGTCTACCTCCACGAACTCCACCTGCAGCGCATGGCAACGCCACCCCCAAGAAGGTGA
- a CDS encoding TonB-dependent receptor, which translates to MKATRILFILALGANLSAETVEPADRPKPKADAAATVTVTAEAAPVDLAKTPNPVKVLDGDAIRRSGAQTLGDLLAQFFPGQIQAYGGPGTVASLYLGGTRARDVVVLLNGIRITDASGLSADFGTIGLEGIERVEILSGPASTRYGSDTHGGVVALYSAGPSTQGLSGEALLGLGTRGVKQGRLSPAFGWGNGWVRLDLRTAGEEQSTETTSPFRSSGAALNFGQQVGSEGLATLTYRNHSQGTPLPYDADYPLPNYEFTKVYSPDRESTLRNEQLIGSYRQNVGDALLAEFSVGQSLQDRVEPGYGAYPDRYHSQRNQGVAMLSWTPSAGLRLSGMLDANDEVSTKPNGDRAEGRHFALGLESAFDLTHSIRIVASLRNQKDRIAYRFDDGSTVPERSSSATVGKLGINWSVAPDARVFASFGTSYNTPDLYPLTFNLSKGFGDLQNEKSRTLQVGAAVEHGPWSARLEASRTAYDTVVYYVPLPWPNSHYENGTNLRVQGIEGSASFRSVGWMIQAFARSQEARNVSQPEEKQLTTGGAIGRPFFTGGLRGSAAFGDWDLFARWSWVGSSYQYFDDLGGVSGARTHFNDLGLGATRKLAQRLSLEARAEHLLQPRWTREDWLEGRRFRENDAYLVPTFPAPGPTLTVALRYRY; encoded by the coding sequence ATGAAGGCAACCCGAATCCTTTTCATCCTGGCTCTTGGAGCCAACCTATCGGCGGAGACAGTAGAACCCGCCGATCGTCCCAAACCCAAGGCCGACGCGGCCGCGACGGTGACCGTAACTGCGGAAGCCGCCCCGGTTGATCTGGCAAAAACTCCGAATCCAGTGAAAGTGCTGGATGGAGATGCCATCCGCCGCAGCGGCGCGCAGACCCTCGGGGATCTCCTGGCCCAGTTCTTCCCAGGCCAGATCCAGGCCTACGGAGGGCCAGGCACCGTCGCAAGCCTGTACCTGGGGGGCACGCGCGCGCGCGATGTCGTGGTGCTTCTGAACGGCATCCGCATCACCGATGCCTCCGGATTGAGCGCCGACTTCGGCACCATCGGCCTCGAAGGCATCGAGCGGGTGGAAATCCTGTCAGGGCCCGCCTCCACGCGCTACGGGAGCGACACCCACGGTGGCGTGGTGGCGCTCTACTCCGCGGGCCCGTCCACGCAGGGCCTAAGTGGCGAAGCCTTGTTGGGCCTCGGCACCCGAGGCGTGAAGCAGGGGCGGCTGAGTCCTGCTTTCGGGTGGGGCAACGGTTGGGTGCGGCTGGACCTGCGCACGGCCGGCGAGGAGCAGAGCACCGAAACCACGAGCCCCTTCCGCAGCAGCGGGGCCGCATTGAACTTCGGCCAGCAGGTTGGTTCAGAGGGCCTGGCGACCCTCACCTACCGCAACCATTCCCAGGGAACGCCACTTCCTTACGATGCTGATTATCCGCTTCCGAATTATGAATTCACGAAGGTCTACAGCCCGGACCGGGAATCCACCCTGCGCAATGAACAGCTCATCGGAAGCTACCGGCAGAATGTCGGCGATGCACTGCTGGCGGAATTCAGCGTGGGCCAGAGCCTGCAAGACCGCGTGGAACCTGGATATGGAGCCTACCCGGACCGCTACCACAGCCAGCGCAACCAGGGAGTCGCGATGCTTTCGTGGACACCGTCCGCGGGTCTCCGATTAAGCGGGATGCTGGATGCCAATGATGAAGTCTCCACCAAGCCCAATGGCGACCGCGCCGAAGGAAGGCACTTCGCTCTGGGTTTGGAGAGCGCCTTCGACCTGACGCATTCCATCCGGATCGTGGCGAGTCTGCGGAACCAGAAGGATCGCATCGCCTATCGCTTCGATGATGGCAGCACGGTACCGGAGCGATCGAGCAGCGCCACCGTCGGCAAGCTGGGCATCAACTGGTCGGTGGCCCCGGACGCCCGGGTCTTCGCCTCCTTTGGAACCAGCTATAACACGCCGGATTTGTACCCTCTCACTTTCAACTTGAGCAAAGGATTCGGCGACCTGCAGAACGAAAAGAGCAGGACCCTCCAGGTGGGCGCCGCGGTTGAACATGGGCCTTGGTCCGCAAGGCTGGAAGCCTCACGCACAGCCTACGACACCGTGGTTTATTACGTCCCGCTTCCCTGGCCGAATAGCCACTATGAAAACGGGACCAACCTGAGAGTCCAGGGCATCGAGGGATCGGCGTCGTTCAGATCCGTCGGCTGGATGATCCAGGCTTTCGCCCGCAGCCAGGAAGCCCGCAACGTGAGCCAGCCGGAGGAAAAACAGCTCACCACCGGCGGCGCCATCGGACGCCCTTTCTTCACGGGTGGACTGCGTGGTTCGGCGGCTTTCGGCGACTGGGATCTGTTCGCTCGCTGGTCGTGGGTGGGGTCCAGCTACCAGTACTTCGACGACCTGGGTGGCGTGAGCGGCGCCCGCACGCACTTCAACGACCTGGGGCTGGGCGCCACCCGCAAACTGGCGCAACGGCTCAGCCTGGAAGCCCGCGCCGAGCACCTGCTGCAGCCACGGTGGACCAGGGAGGACTGGCTCGAAGGCCGCCGATTCCGTGAAAACGACGCCTACCTCGTCCCCACCTTCCCCGCGCCCGGCCCCACGCTCACCGTGGCCCTGCGCTACCGTTATTGA